The Setaria viridis chromosome 9, Setaria_viridis_v4.0, whole genome shotgun sequence sequence GCGCGCTCGGCGACGGCAAGTTCTTCGGCGGCGAGGCGTTCGGCTTCCTCGACGTCGCGTTCGTGCCCTTCACGGCGTGGTTCCTCACCTACGAGAGGTACGGGGAGTTCAGCGTGGAGGAGGAGTGCCCCAGGCTGGCGGCGTGGGCCAAGCGCTGCGCGGAGAGGGAGAGCGTCGCCAAGAACCTCTACCCGCCGGAGAAGGTCTACGAGTTCGTCGGCGGCATGAAGAAGAGGCTCGGCATCGAGTAGTGGGGATCGATGAGGAGTGATGAAGGTTGCAGGTTCCAGTTGCAGCTGCTTCGCATGTAGACGCGTGATTGTGTTGTAGTGCTGCGTCATTGGGTTGGTGTTGGTGGTGGCGTCTGTGATGCATGGACGCTCCTGTTCGTACGTGTCTTCGTTGTCGGTTGAGTTGTTTGTGTCATTGGCGTGAGTCCGTGTTCGGTGTCCCGATCCCGAAAATGGCCTCCTGCACTCTAGCGTCCTGTACCAGAACTGAATAAAGGTTTCCATGGATTTCTTGGTGTTATATCAAACGTCTTCAATTCGTCGCCTCACCTTTTTGTGTTCTTGTAGGATGCTTTTTGCTTCGAGATGTGCTGGCAGCGCTCTCCAAGAGCGCGTGTTTACGATGTGCTTGCCGGCTCTGCCAACTGACGATGCCGGAAAAAAGGGCCGTGAATCTACGAGAGGACCCAGACCCAGTCTCAAACGACATGTCTCAAGAAAGGGCCGTGAATCTACGAGAGGACCCAGACCCAGACCTCAAACATGTCTCAAGATGCGGCCCAACACCTCTGGTTTCCCTCGGGTTCTGCCACGTCAGCGCTGACGGTCCAAGTGACAGCAAAAGAGCTCGTATGATGATGATCGTGTCATTTTCTTTGTCGCCACCAGACAGCCGGCGTGCTCCCTCGCCTTCtccgtcctcctccccggctCCCCGCAGGCCACAATAAAAAAGGAGGGAGACCCCCGGCCTCGACCTCCCGGTCTCGCCGGGGCAGCACCGCGTACCGTCACAATACATGGCAGGCGTCAAGAGCGACGGCAGCGACAGCGGCCTGGTGCTGCTGGACGTGTTCGGCAGCCCGTTCGCGCAGCGCGTGAGCATCGCGCTGGCGGAGAAGGGCCTGGCCTACGAGCGCGCCGAGCAGGACCTCACCGCCAAGAGcgacctcctccgccgctccaACCCCGTGCACGGTAAGGTCCCCGTGCTCCTCCACGACGGCCGCCCCGTCTGCGAGTCCCTCGCCATCCTCCAGTACCTCGACGAGGCCTTCCCGGggacgccgccgctcctcccgccgGTGTCCGACCCctacgcgcgcgcgcgggcgcggttCTGGGGGGAGTACGCGGACCGGCTCCACTTCTGCGGGAAGCGCCTGTGGCTGTCAGCGCctggtggcgacggcggggagGCGGAGCCCGGGGCGCGGGCAGAGATGGCGACCGTGCTGCGCGCTCTGGAGGCCGAGCTCGGGGAGGGGGACTTCTTCGGTGGGGCGGCGTTCGGGTACGTGgacgtcgcggcggcgccgttCGCGGCGTGGTTCCTCACGTACGAGCGCCACGGCGGGCCCAGCGTGGCGGAGGAGTGCCCGGCGctggcggcgtgggcggcgcggTGCTCGCGCCGGGAGAGCGTCGCCGCCAACGTGTACCCGCCGGAGAAGGTGCACGAGCTCGTCCAGGAGTACAGGCGGTGGATGCTCGGCCGAAAATGAGTTGACCGCGGTCTGACTGGTCTGACTGGATGGCCATTCgcctgtttctttctttctttctttctttctttgggaCAGTTTGTGTTCGACCGTTTGGAGAGTTTGGTCAACTGAATAAAGTGGCGTGCATTCTGAATTTCATCCGGACATGACGATGAGTCGATGACGCTATGCAGATACGCCGATTTTATCAGCTTTCCACACTGAAATTACTCAACATCACGACGAAATGCAGAATACAGTTTCTACTGTCCTAAAAGTCATAGTCCACACTCTACAGCATGTTGGTAGTGACAACAAAATCTGTATCGGGTTCAAGACCTGCACTTTTCAGGTCAGAAAAGAGCATTCCAGCAACACCTCTGGATCAGGATTATCTCGCAAACCAAACCAAGAAACTGTGACCACAATGCTTGTCAAATGAACTTGTTCATCCAAACCTGAGAACAGACTGTTCAGCACTCACTCGAGGGGAGCATCAATCCACAGCAAAAGTTAGACGCGGAGAGGACTAGAACTGCGATCACGGGGCACACTTACAACTCTTGTTCAAAAACTCTCATCTCCCACAAAATTTGTACAACAGCATCTAGGgcgggaaagaaagaaaaaaaatgaagcgaAGGATTGTTTGATCAATGGCAGTAGGGTTGGGGGTTGACGATGGCCATAGCACCTCTAAAGGATGAATTATTGCTGGAACAGTTCCCAGCAATTGGATGCCTTCAGTTTCTGCAGGTTGACAAACAAAGAAGATTAAGATTCTGACCAATATGTACTGCAAATGCTGAGAAAAGCGTATCTTGCGTGAGGACAAGATGATGGATACTACATACTTGTTTATGCGGTAATATACCATTACCTTTGTATGCATATGCAATCTGGATGTACAACGAATAGCAATAGCCACATAACGAGGACATAAAAATTTGTTGAAGTAGGGACCATTTTTTTAATATTGACTAGCATATAGGGTACTGCTCAAGGGAATGTATCTATTAATGAAATGCCATCAGGTTTAAAATACTGTGGCACTTCTGTCATATTTCTTTGGATGATTTCACTACCTATTAATTCCGTTCAAAAATCACTTAAACCTATTTAATGAACACCCAGAGTATCAGTCCAGAAAATGCATTAAAACATGTTATTCCAGCACAATCCTGTCCTAACAGGCAGGAAAATTAAGGTCTCAGATGACTAAACTAAATaacaaacaaaataacaatttcaGGTGGTTAGGAAGTATAACAAACAGCAAGATCGTGTTATGCAGTCCTGGTCTCCAACCAGGAGGCACTGTTACAGCATCTGATGGAAAGCTACATTCAACCAATAGGCCAGAAGTGTCTAGCTCAATTTAGAAGTTTGGAACTCTGGATAGCTCAGTACGAGCAGAGCACCAGAAAACAGAAATGGTGGCATATCCAATCTCAGACAAAAAGGACTGGTCCTTGACGACCATTACCTACTAATAGCACAATTTAACAGATTTCAACACAATAGAACATGTAGAGATGAACATTGGTTTGCATGGACAATGAAGAAATTAAATGGGGTTCCTTCTTAGTTCCTTACCACGCTGAGTGGTCTATAGGAAATAAAAGGGCAGTTAATGTCTTGAAAATGATATCACCAAAGTCACCAAACTACAATAATATTCAAGAAGACTTTTCTCTCAATAGCGTACACTAGCATTTTGTTGGTACCAAGACTCTAGTCATGATTTGCCGGGAACAACGTACCATGTACACTTTTTTCTTGTGTTGGGACACAAGTAGCAGTAGTACTAACTGGTCAATGGTCATACAAAAGTACAGTTCAGTGTCAACAATATGAGGGTCCTAGTCGTGTACACGAGCCCTAAATTCTTGAGCttaaatttaaaaattatttgagATCACACAGCAAGTCTGAAGCAAGTACTATGGAGCTTTGGCTTTCAGTAGCTCTATTCTTGAGTCTACATACACCCAGTAATCAAATCCCTACTAGCATGTTTTGCAAACAGATCACCAAGTAGGTTCGTAGATCAAAAGGAGTAAGGCGGTTTCGCACTAAAATGAAACAGCTTACGATTTGTGATTCTATGATTAGGGTTTACGCAGACTGTTTCTGTTTTCAAATTCCTTATGTCTACAGCCAAAATGGGCACTCAAAATTTATTATCATATTTCAGTGACACATTGTAACTGAGATCATGTACCTCTACAAGTAGAAACAAATGCATGTTAGATCACAAACCTAACACCCCAGATCAGTAGATAACACCAGTAGTCATCCAAAGGACTGAAACCTCTTATTATGGTAAGCTGCTACAGTACAAATCAGGTGACTGTATTACTACTAGATATTAATTCAAGACTTCATTTATTGGGGCAAGAGAAAATCTGATATGAGCAGAAACTTGCTTCAGTCAAGATGTTCTGCACATTTAGCTATCTTCTACTCCTACATGCAAAGGTAGTGTTCGATCCCTTTCCAGCAGCGCGACGTAGCTACAGCTCACAACAATTTAATACAATAAAATGCAATGCATGCCAATCAGAAGCCATGTGATCATGCACAATCCTCTCCAATGAGGAGCAAACGACACCTGTTAGGCTAGATCATGCAAAGCCGAGGTAAATGAAGTAGGATGACGCACTGGAATTCTGGCACCCGTCAACAGGAACAGAACAAGGTTAGTGTTTTACGGGATTTATGGGCACGAGACTACCTCGAGCGCTACGAAGAAGGTAATCATGACAAAATGACGATTTGAACACATTACGGGAGACAGAGACAAAAAGCTTGCGAATTTTGAGAGATTATCAACTTACCGTTGAAGGATGCGCAATCAGTTCTTGCTCTTCTCCTTCATGCCGGAGTGCCGGAACCCATCCCACAGCTGTAACGCCGCGGACGCGGTCAGCTGGTTCTCAGATGCCGgatgcgccgcggcggcggcgtggccgaaCAAGAACGGGCCGTCCAGCCTCTGGAGCTGCTGGTGGTGATAGCCTGAAAAGTTAGACTGGGAATTGGACTGAAGGGTCCCCCTATTGGCACCCAAGAAACCCGAGGACATGGAGAAATTGAGGCTGTAGTCTCCGGCGGAAGCGGAGGACGCCGCCAGAGCGTCCTGGCCGAGCGAGAAGTGAGGCATCTCGACGGAACTGGTGAAGTTGAAGGGCTGCGCCGGGACCATGCCGAACGGAGGCGCATTGCCGAACTTGATGGGGGCCGAGAAGGCGTGCGTCGACAGCCCGTGCGCACCTTTCCCCGGGTGCGCAATGCCGACgcagtcggcggcggccgccgcggagacgttgggttgctgctgctgccaggaATGCTTGTGCTCGGCGGCGCTAATGGAGCCGGCCGAGGCCACCCCGGTGAGCAGCTCGGTGAAGGACGCGGCCTGCGCCGAGGTGCTAGCCACGGTGACCTCCCTGTCCCGCGCGGCGCCCCCGCGGCCGTCGGAGCGCGAGAGGGAGAGCTCGGACCCCTTGCTTGTCTCCGATGTGCTGCTGCCCCCggagtgctgctgctgctgctgcttgaccTTGTTGCCGGCAGCATCCGCGTCGGCGGGCCCGGGgagggcggcgaaggcggccggGTCGAGCGCGGGGAGCTTGTCGATGGCGTCGGAGGCGGCGTTGATGAGCCACTCGATGGCCTTGCTGGGCTGGTCGAAGCCGAGGCGGTCCTGCAGGTCGTAGAACTGGATGGCGGTGGGCACCGACAGGCGCACGCGGCGGTCGCGGATGCCCTTGGCCGTGTACACCTTGCTGTGGCGGTCCTTGCCCCCGCTGGCCCGCACGCGGTAGATCCGCGAGCCCGCCCCCGgtccctgcggcggcggcagcagcgccggcggctggccccacgccgccgccgccgcatccgcctCGCTCCCGCTccccctcacgccgccgccgcggccgcgcttgGCGCCCTGCTGCTGGGACCGGCCCGGCGCCCCGTCCCCCGCCCCCGCTGCTCCCCCGTCGCCCACGGCCTCCATCCCGTCGCGCCGCTGCTCATGCGCTTGCGGCTTGCCCGCCTGCCCCGCGCGTGCTCAGCTCGTCGCGAGAGGAATGCGGCGTCTTTATGGAGGCGTGGCGCGTGGGCTGGCGCCTGGCGAGGCGCGTTTCGGCTGGGTGCCAGAGGGAGCGAGGGGGAGTGAAACGACCCGAATTACCATTTACGAGAATTCAAGCCGCACTTCGGTGATACTTCCACTGGAACTATCACGTGCGAACTTCTATAGTACAAATTTATACTTAATATAAAAATATCGAATAGCAACAGAGTAACAATATCATCAATATCAAGTACAACACTCGTCACATACCGGTACAAGTCCATTAGGATTGAATCATGAAAGGTAAACCATCTATGCAACAGTAACACGTAGCGTAACGAACAACAACTCCAAAGGTGACTTGAACAAGGGACCATCTCTAATCTTCACATTCGtcgttgtcgaagtcgtagtcgggctccgaccctgaaaagccaccatctacacGAGAAGCGGATAGGCCATGTCAACTTCCAAAAGCAGCAAGCTAAGAAAACGGGAAaaataatactatatgcatggttcaacctatatatggttgtaaTGATACATGCAGTAATCAAGGATGTATCAAGCAATACCATccccgaggtcaacacctcataTCAAGGAAGTCGTCACAAACCACCAGATCCTTAACCTAAgaatccagcacccaaacatACTAGGCGATATGAGAGCTCCttcccctcacatctcaacggtaAACGccggcctatctcaaaaagggaaGGTAGAAGTATAATAAAGTCTAGTCAGAGTAACAGATTAAAGGACTGTCCGTACCAGTGGACACGAACTATTCCTATAGGTTATacactctgcaaaggttgtacatCTGTACCCGCCCAGCTAGAGCCTGAACGGTAGCTAGTCATCCAGACCCCACCTAACGGCAGGAGCCCTAGTAGGTGGCTAGCACTCTCCTATTTCCTCGAGTCTTGTAGTGTCTTCGACTGAAGGGCACGCCGTCACCAATCGGAGACCTCAAAgttgtgaaacctacccacgccggggtgcagtctggtcGGAGCAGGTAaacgcctcgaactccttacacttATCCTCCAATCCGTTTACAGgttgagcactatccaccactagtctcggatcgaaccccgcccataacaAGGCGAACGGTATGTACGTATATAGTCCAAAGAAACATGGTTAtactgactcggtccttagggGCCGAGAGGGAGCACTCAACTCCACAACAATATGTGCTgaagcacctgcaacgtacaagtacgccacctgctcctcagtaTCAAACGAGATACCCACCACCATAGGCGCAGAGGGTGGAGAGAGACCAGAATGTTCTCTTCTAGCAAGGCACTCCTTAGTACCAACCGCGGCTCGCTCCTACCAAAACACGTCAAGGGATCACACTCACCCAGAACACACGCGAGAGTGTACAAGGAATTCCATCCACAAATCCATGGTATACATCCATCTacaactcaaaagcatgtatatggaatATAAGTAAGATGGAATAGCTAGGGGTTTGTAGCTAGCCCACAGgtaggtaacaaggaaaacatgataaacaattatcaaggcatgacTAGAATCATGGGCTATGCGGTCAatcatcatccaagcatcataaataaagcgctagtAACTAAGCATgtataggatctat is a genomic window containing:
- the LOC117838685 gene encoding transcription factor PCF6 yields the protein MEAVGDGGAAGAGDGAPGRSQQQGAKRGRGGGVRGSGSEADAAAAAWGQPPALLPPPQGPGAGSRIYRVRASGGKDRHSKVYTAKGIRDRRVRLSVPTAIQFYDLQDRLGFDQPSKAIEWLINAASDAIDKLPALDPAAFAALPGPADADAAGNKVKQQQQQHSGGSSTSETSKGSELSLSRSDGRGGAARDREVTVASTSAQAASFTELLTGVASAGSISAAEHKHSWQQQQPNVSAAAAADCVGIAHPGKGAHGLSTHAFSAPIKFGNAPPFGMVPAQPFNFTSSVEMPHFSLGQDALAASSASAGDYSLNFSMSSGFLGANRGTLQSNSQSNFSGYHHQQLQRLDGPFLFGHAAAAAHPASENQLTASAALQLWDGFRHSGMKEKSKN
- the LOC117838687 gene encoding probable glutathione S-transferase GSTU1, with protein sequence MAGVKSDGSDSGLVLLDVFGSPFAQRVSIALAEKGLAYERAEQDLTAKSDLLRRSNPVHGKVPVLLHDGRPVCESLAILQYLDEAFPGTPPLLPPVSDPYARARARFWGEYADRLHFCGKRLWLSAPGGDGGEAEPGARAEMATVLRALEAELGEGDFFGGAAFGYVDVAAAPFAAWFLTYERHGGPSVAEECPALAAWAARCSRRESVAANVYPPEKVHELVQEYRRWMLGRK